Proteins from one Parvibaculum lavamentivorans DS-1 genomic window:
- a CDS encoding NAD(P)/FAD-dependent oxidoreductase: protein MPTPPEPFDVIILGAGGAGLFCAAEAGRRGRRVLVLDHAAAPGEKIRISGGGRCNFTNLHTTPKNFLSENPSFCISALKSFTQHDFIALVNRHGIAWHEKTLGQLFCDGSSQQIIDMLLDECAKAGVTIRLRTKITAVEKSETGFRVETDAGPFACASLVIATGGKSIPKMGATGFGYDIARQFGLPLVEPRPALVPFVFDEKLKSRLEGLAGVAVDATVACGKTRFAEALLFTHKGLSGPAILQISSYWAPGREIIIDLAPGTDVFAFLKEARTAQPKQDVETILSRLLPKRLADRLCALAAVQGRVADLSDLRLRALADAVNRWRIIPAGTEGYRTAEVTAGGVATSALSSKTMEARTIPGLFFIGEVVDVTGHLGGFNFQWAWSSGWAAGRNA from the coding sequence ATGCCCACGCCGCCCGAACCCTTCGACGTCATCATCCTCGGCGCGGGCGGCGCCGGCCTCTTCTGCGCCGCTGAAGCAGGCCGCCGCGGCCGCCGCGTCCTCGTGCTCGATCATGCCGCCGCGCCCGGCGAGAAAATCCGCATCTCCGGTGGCGGCCGCTGCAATTTCACCAACCTCCACACCACGCCGAAAAACTTCCTCTCCGAAAACCCCTCCTTCTGCATTTCGGCGCTCAAGTCCTTCACGCAGCATGATTTCATCGCGCTGGTGAACCGCCACGGCATTGCCTGGCACGAAAAGACGCTGGGCCAGCTCTTCTGCGACGGCTCCTCGCAACAGATTATCGACATGCTGCTCGATGAATGCGCGAAGGCGGGCGTAACGATCCGCCTGCGGACGAAAATCACCGCCGTCGAGAAATCCGAAACCGGCTTCCGCGTGGAAACGGATGCGGGCCCCTTCGCCTGCGCCTCGCTCGTCATCGCCACCGGCGGCAAGTCGATCCCCAAAATGGGCGCCACCGGCTTCGGCTACGATATCGCCCGCCAGTTCGGGCTCCCGCTGGTCGAGCCGCGCCCCGCGCTCGTCCCCTTTGTCTTCGACGAAAAATTGAAGTCCCGCCTCGAAGGTCTGGCCGGCGTCGCGGTGGACGCCACCGTCGCCTGCGGCAAGACGCGCTTCGCCGAGGCGCTGCTCTTCACCCACAAGGGCCTCTCCGGCCCCGCCATCCTGCAGATCTCGTCTTATTGGGCGCCTGGCCGTGAAATCATCATCGACCTTGCGCCCGGCACGGACGTCTTCGCCTTCCTGAAGGAAGCCCGCACCGCCCAGCCGAAGCAGGATGTGGAAACCATCCTCTCCCGCCTGCTGCCGAAGCGCCTCGCCGACCGCCTCTGCGCGCTCGCCGCCGTGCAGGGCAGGGTGGCCGACCTCTCCGACCTCCGCCTCCGCGCGCTCGCCGATGCCGTCAACCGCTGGCGCATCATCCCCGCCGGTACCGAAGGCTACCGCACCGCCGAAGTCACCGCCGGCGGCGTCGCCACCAGCGCCCTCTCGTCCAAAACCATGGAAGCCCGCACCATCCCCGGCCTCTTCTTCATCGGCGAAGTCGTCGACGTCACCGGCCACCTCGGCGGCTTCAACTTCCAATGGGCCTGGTCGTCGGGTTGGGCGGCCGGGCGAAACGCCTGA
- the prfB gene encoding peptide chain release factor 2 (programmed frameshift), producing the protein MRAETQVLADEIKQSLALLRRHLDWDAALRRFDELTAKAEDPDLWNDPAAAQDMMRERTRLEEAIGRYRALEASLNDNLELIEMGEAEGDAAIVAEAEAALKAARDVAAEAEIETLLSGEADANDTYVEIHAGAGGTESQDWAQMLLRMYTRWAERKGYKVELMERHDGEEAGIKSATILVKGHNAFGWLKTESGVHRLVRISPYDSAARRHTSFSSVWVYPVVDDKIDIEVSEADVRIDTYRSSGAGGQHVNTTDSAVRITHIPTGIVVACQNERSQHKNRATAWDMLRARLYEAELQKREDAAAAQASGKTDIGWGHQIRSYVLQPYQMVKDLRTGVETSDTDGVLGGDLDPFMAAALAARVKGGVESVEDID; encoded by the exons ATGCGTGCCGAAACGCAAGTCCTCGCCGATGAGATCAAGCAGTCGCTCGCGCTGCTGAGGAGGCATCTT GACTGGGATGCTGCCCTTCGCCGTTTCGATGAGCTGACGGCCAAAGCCGAAGATCCCGACCTCTGGAACGATCCCGCCGCCGCGCAGGACATGATGCGCGAGCGCACGCGTCTGGAAGAGGCCATCGGGCGCTACCGCGCGCTCGAGGCGAGCCTCAACGACAATCTCGAACTGATCGAAATGGGCGAGGCCGAAGGCGATGCCGCCATCGTCGCCGAGGCCGAAGCCGCGCTCAAAGCCGCGCGCGACGTCGCCGCCGAAGCCGAGATCGAGACGCTGCTCTCCGGCGAGGCCGACGCCAACGACACCTATGTCGAAATCCATGCCGGCGCGGGCGGCACCGAAAGCCAGGACTGGGCGCAGATGCTGCTCCGCATGTATACGCGCTGGGCCGAGCGCAAGGGCTACAAGGTCGAGCTGATGGAGCGCCATGACGGCGAAGAAGCCGGCATCAAATCGGCCACCATTCTCGTGAAAGGCCACAATGCCTTTGGCTGGCTGAAGACGGAATCGGGCGTCCACCGCCTCGTCCGCATCTCGCCCTATGACAGCGCAGCCCGGCGCCACACCAGCTTCTCCTCCGTCTGGGTCTATCCGGTGGTCGACGACAAGATCGACATCGAGGTAAGCGAGGCCGATGTCCGCATCGACACCTATCGCTCCTCCGGCGCCGGCGGCCAGCACGTCAACACGACCGACAGCGCGGTCCGAATCACCCATATCCCGACAGGCATCGTCGTCGCCTGCCAGAACGAACGCTCGCAGCACAAGAACCGCGCCACCGCCTGGGACATGCTGCGCGCAAGGCTTTACGAGGCCGAACTCCAGAAGCGCGAAGACGCCGCCGCCGCGCAGGCCTCCGGCAAGACCGACATCGGCTGGGGCCACCAGATCCGCTCCTATGTCCTTCAGCCCTATCAGATGGTGAAGGACCTCCGCACCGGCGTCGAAACCTCCGACACCGACGGCGTCCTCGGCGGCGACCTCGACCCCTTCATGGCCGCCGCCCTCGCCGCCCGCGTAAAAGGCGGCGTCGAATCCGTCGAAGACATCGACTAA
- a CDS encoding penicillin-binding protein 1A, which translates to MLRVFSIVAAVFLVLVFGGVMAGTYMIWRLNDDLPDYSRLANYEPPVMTRVHAGDGQLIGEFARERRLYVPISAIPARVINAFLAAEDKNFYSHGGVDATGILRATIDNVFNVMQDRRLVGASTITQQVAKNFLLSSDVTLDRKLREALLALRLEHAFTKDQILELYLNEIYLGIGAYGVAAAALNYFDKSLDELTVAEAAYLATLPKGPNNYHPYRHRERAVARRNWVISRMEEERFVTGMEAAEARAAELDVSLRSRGVQMRDANYFVEQVRRELLALYGEQKLYEGGLSVRTTIDTSLQEVVADALRDGLIAYDRRHGWRGPVKKLEPGENWQEALAAMDVGSDLAPWTLATVLDVAVDKITIGLRPRRLPDGKFETEIVKGTVPLSAMTWARPTVNKIYLGPEVKSPSDVVAVGDVIYVSPKRDEEKKITHYALEQVPAVNGAALAMDPHTGRILAMQGGFSFGLSEFNRAVQALRQPGSSFKPFVYAAALDKGFTPSSLVLDAPFVLDQGGDLGLWKPENYERTFHGPSTLRFGLEHSRNVMTVRLAQYVGPETVSAYARRFGIMDNMAPVLSMSLGAGETTLARLVSAYAILDNGGKRVTPTLIDRVQDRFGRTIYRKDDRPCADCSVKWQDAAAPAGDALFENAGLGPQPPRLPDNREQVENPQTAYQVTSMLEGVVQRGTGSAVKAVGVPLAGKTGTTNDGKDAWFIGYSPNLVVGVFVGFDEPTPLGRAETGGRAAAPIFRDIMMKAVGNKPAIPFRVPPGISLVKVNAKTGKLADGEGAGIILEAFKQGSEPHFESAAPTVGLFGNVPAEDEIAPAPFIGGVEPGTPGAVLDGAPPAADLPPGTLGQLPPGMQPASGLPAEIPEGGIPTDRIEEATRPSNEARTSGNNTIGSGTGGLY; encoded by the coding sequence ATGCTGAGAGTTTTCTCTATCGTTGCGGCAGTGTTTCTCGTGCTGGTCTTCGGCGGGGTCATGGCCGGCACCTATATGATCTGGCGTCTGAACGACGACCTGCCGGATTACTCCCGCCTCGCCAATTACGAGCCGCCGGTCATGACCCGCGTCCATGCGGGCGACGGCCAGCTCATCGGCGAGTTCGCGCGCGAACGCCGCCTCTACGTCCCCATCAGCGCCATCCCCGCCCGCGTCATCAACGCCTTCCTCGCCGCCGAGGATAAAAACTTCTACAGCCATGGCGGCGTCGATGCGACGGGCATCCTGCGCGCCACCATCGACAACGTCTTCAACGTCATGCAGGACCGCCGCCTTGTCGGCGCCTCCACCATCACCCAGCAGGTCGCAAAAAACTTCCTGCTCTCCTCCGACGTGACGCTGGACCGCAAGCTGCGCGAGGCGCTGCTCGCGCTCCGCCTCGAACACGCCTTCACCAAGGACCAGATCCTCGAGCTCTACCTGAACGAGATCTATCTCGGCATCGGCGCTTACGGCGTCGCCGCCGCCGCCCTGAACTATTTCGACAAGTCGCTCGACGAGCTCACCGTCGCCGAGGCCGCCTATCTCGCCACCCTCCCCAAGGGCCCGAACAACTACCATCCCTATCGCCACCGCGAACGCGCCGTCGCCCGCCGCAATTGGGTGATCTCCCGCATGGAGGAAGAGCGCTTCGTCACCGGCATGGAAGCCGCCGAGGCCCGCGCCGCCGAGCTCGACGTCTCGCTCCGTTCGCGCGGCGTGCAGATGCGCGACGCCAATTATTTCGTGGAACAGGTCCGCCGCGAACTTCTCGCGCTTTATGGCGAGCAGAAGCTCTATGAAGGCGGCCTCTCCGTCCGCACCACCATCGACACAAGCCTGCAGGAAGTTGTCGCCGACGCATTGCGCGACGGCCTCATCGCCTATGACCGCCGCCACGGCTGGCGCGGGCCCGTAAAAAAGCTGGAGCCCGGCGAGAACTGGCAGGAAGCCCTCGCGGCGATGGATGTCGGTTCCGACCTTGCCCCCTGGACGCTCGCCACCGTGCTCGATGTCGCCGTCGACAAGATCACCATCGGCCTCCGCCCGCGCCGTCTGCCGGACGGCAAGTTCGAAACCGAAATCGTTAAGGGGACCGTGCCGCTCTCCGCCATGACCTGGGCGCGCCCCACCGTGAACAAGATCTATCTCGGCCCGGAGGTTAAGTCCCCGTCCGATGTCGTCGCCGTCGGCGATGTGATCTATGTCTCGCCGAAGCGCGACGAAGAAAAGAAGATCACGCATTACGCGCTGGAGCAGGTCCCCGCCGTCAACGGCGCCGCGCTGGCGATGGACCCGCATACCGGCCGCATCCTCGCCATGCAGGGCGGCTTCAGCTTCGGCCTGTCGGAGTTCAACCGCGCCGTGCAGGCGCTCCGCCAGCCCGGCTCCTCCTTCAAGCCCTTCGTCTATGCCGCCGCGCTCGACAAGGGCTTCACCCCGTCCTCCCTCGTCCTCGACGCGCCCTTCGTGCTCGACCAGGGCGGCGACCTCGGCCTCTGGAAACCGGAAAACTACGAACGTACCTTCCACGGTCCGTCGACGCTCCGCTTCGGCCTCGAACATTCGCGCAACGTCATGACGGTCCGCCTCGCGCAATATGTCGGCCCGGAAACCGTCTCGGCCTATGCGCGCCGCTTCGGCATCATGGACAATATGGCGCCCGTCCTCTCCATGTCGCTCGGCGCGGGCGAAACCACGCTCGCCCGCCTCGTCAGCGCCTATGCCATCCTCGACAATGGCGGCAAGCGCGTGACGCCGACATTGATCGACCGCGTGCAGGATCGCTTCGGCCGCACCATCTACCGTAAGGATGATCGTCCGTGTGCCGATTGTTCCGTCAAGTGGCAGGACGCCGCCGCGCCGGCCGGCGACGCCTTGTTCGAGAATGCCGGCCTCGGCCCGCAGCCGCCCCGCCTCCCGGATAATCGCGAGCAGGTCGAAAACCCGCAAACCGCCTATCAGGTGACGTCGATGCTCGAAGGCGTCGTCCAGCGCGGCACCGGCTCGGCCGTGAAGGCGGTCGGCGTGCCGCTCGCCGGCAAGACCGGCACCACGAACGACGGCAAGGATGCCTGGTTCATCGGCTATTCGCCAAATCTCGTCGTCGGCGTCTTTGTCGGCTTCGACGAGCCGACGCCCTTGGGCCGCGCCGAAACCGGCGGCCGCGCCGCCGCGCCCATCTTCCGCGACATCATGATGAAGGCCGTCGGCAACAAGCCCGCCATTCCCTTCCGCGTGCCGCCCGGCATCAGCCTTGTGAAAGTGAACGCGAAAACCGGCAAGCTCGCCGATGGCGAGGGCGCGGGCATCATCCTCGAAGCCTTCAAGCAAGGCAGCGAGCCGCATTTCGAATCCGCCGCGCCCACCGTCGGCCTCTTCGGCAATGTCCCCGCCGAGGATGAAATCGCGCCCGCGCCCTTCATCGGCGGCGTCGAGCCCGGCACCCCCGGTGCCGTCCTGGATGGCGCGCCCCCCGCCGCCGATCTTCCCCCCGGCACGCTTGGCCAGCTCCCGCCGGGCATGCAGCCGGCAAGCGGCCTCCCGGCCGAAATCCCGGAGGGCGGCATCCCGACCGACCGCATCGAGGAAGCAACCCGCCCCTCGAACGAAGCCCGCACCTCCGGCAACAACACCATCGGCTCCGGCACCGGCGGCCTCTACTAA
- a CDS encoding N-acetylmuramoyl-L-alanine amidase produces the protein MRTGKGAGLCLALAAGLFAGLLTHSPAQTAHADDLEALIQADLENDLRRAAPGPRTLDASLEEAARENDALQTGALNDAISAVPVAPVAPPGGAAVTSIRLGDHGEQTRFVLELSGDAAADYQVFTLAEPYRVVIDIRGVPFHLVEEPVKKGKGFVSGYRYGRFQANTYRVVIDVAQPVEVARDFVLDPQAGFGRRIVLDLASTDLATFTANAGLPEGEKAAAVEAAEQMANVAAVPVSPPAARLERRRVVVIDAGHGGVDPGTKGRTGVYEKDVVLAFAKQFGEELRSSGRYEVHLTRETDIFLPLRQRVAIARQHKADLFISVHADAIHKPTVRGMSVYTLSETASDAEAAALARKENQADLIAGLDLKGESPEVTGILIDLAQRETKNYSSRFAKSVVDYASQNTVTLDPAHRFAGFVVLKAPDVPSVLIELGFLTNADDEKLITSPSWRANMARALSRAVDRYFGDRMAEGPN, from the coding sequence ATGAGGACGGGGAAGGGGGCTGGCTTGTGCCTGGCGCTCGCCGCTGGCCTGTTTGCCGGCCTGCTCACGCACTCTCCCGCCCAAACCGCCCATGCGGACGACCTCGAAGCTCTCATTCAGGCCGACCTCGAAAACGACCTTCGCCGGGCCGCTCCCGGCCCGCGCACGCTCGATGCCTCCCTCGAAGAAGCGGCCCGCGAAAACGACGCGCTGCAAACCGGCGCCCTGAACGATGCCATATCCGCCGTGCCGGTGGCGCCCGTCGCGCCGCCCGGCGGCGCCGCCGTCACCTCCATCCGCCTCGGCGATCACGGCGAGCAGACGCGCTTTGTGCTGGAACTCTCCGGCGACGCCGCCGCCGACTATCAGGTCTTCACCCTTGCCGAGCCCTACCGCGTCGTCATCGACATTCGCGGCGTCCCGTTCCATCTCGTCGAGGAGCCGGTGAAGAAGGGCAAGGGCTTCGTCTCCGGCTACCGCTATGGCCGCTTTCAGGCCAATACCTACCGCGTGGTGATCGACGTGGCGCAGCCGGTCGAAGTCGCGCGCGATTTCGTGCTCGATCCGCAGGCAGGCTTTGGCCGCCGCATCGTTCTCGATCTCGCCTCGACCGATCTCGCCACCTTCACCGCCAATGCCGGCCTTCCCGAGGGCGAAAAAGCCGCCGCCGTCGAGGCTGCCGAGCAGATGGCGAACGTCGCCGCCGTTCCAGTCAGCCCGCCCGCCGCGCGCCTTGAGCGCCGCCGCGTCGTCGTCATCGATGCCGGGCATGGCGGCGTCGATCCGGGAACCAAGGGCCGCACCGGCGTCTATGAAAAGGATGTCGTCCTCGCCTTCGCGAAGCAATTCGGCGAGGAATTGCGCTCCTCCGGCCGCTATGAAGTCCACCTCACGCGCGAGACCGACATCTTCCTGCCGCTCCGCCAGCGCGTCGCCATCGCCCGCCAGCACAAGGCGGACCTCTTCATTTCCGTCCATGCGGACGCGATCCACAAGCCCACCGTGCGCGGCATGTCGGTCTATACCCTCTCCGAAACCGCATCGGACGCGGAAGCCGCCGCCCTCGCGCGCAAGGAAAACCAGGCCGACCTCATCGCCGGCCTCGACCTGAAAGGCGAAAGCCCGGAAGTCACCGGCATCCTGATCGACCTCGCCCAGCGCGAAACCAAGAATTATTCCTCGCGCTTTGCCAAGTCGGTCGTCGATTACGCGAGCCAGAACACCGTCACGCTCGATCCCGCGCACCGTTTCGCCGGTTTCGTCGTGCTGAAGGCGCCGGACGTGCCCTCCGTGCTGATCGAGCTCGGCTTCCTCACCAATGCCGATGACGAGAAGCTCATCACCTCGCCCTCATGGCGCGCCAACATGGCCCGCGCCCTGTCCCGCGCCGTCGACCGCTATTTCGGCGACCGCATGGCCGAGGGCCCGAACTAG
- a CDS encoding Rne/Rng family ribonuclease produces MGKKMLIDAAHPEETRVVVVSGNRVEEFDFESENRKQLRGNIYLAKVTRVEPSLQAAFVEYGGNRHGFLAFSEIHPDYYQIPVADREALLKQQADEARREKEEEDEDDAEEAPSAKADGNGGQDAEDHGDDHSGDIERGETETVLSDETVESVGAEDAMEEAAPRKQRGNYRSYKIQEVIKRRQILLVQVVKEERGNKGAALTTYLSLAGRYCVLMPNTARGGGISRKITVAADRKKLKGIAESLDVPEGMGLIVRTAGAKRTKAEIKRDYEYLLRMWESVRELTLKSTAPYLVYEEGSLIKRSIRDLYDKDIDTIQIEGDEGYREAKGFMRMLMPSHAKNVQPYKETQPLFQKFGIEQQLDAMLEPTVTLKSGGYIVINPTEALVSIDVNSGRSTKERNIEQTALKTNLEAAEEITRQMRLRDLAGLVVIDFIDMDENRNNRAVERKLKDCLKTDRARIQVGRISHFGLLEMSRQRMRSGVLEGSTVTCQHCKGTGLVRSVESMALHVLRGVEAEAIKGRAAAFTVKVPAVVAIYILNQKRAKILDVEERYGTSVYIEADATLTGSEHRIEPAEARALTRTRPAQGAINIESGYADEEDEPVIAETEDEADDEAEAAEASGDSADRNRADNAEGDGQRRRKRRRRKRKPDGERAEGETQQDAQGRDEDGDEDGEETGEASEAQPGETSGTAEGEDGEGARKRRRRGRRGGRRNRRRGEEGTETGATRDGASAEGNDEGEFEAGDAGTIADEATVSADDVPVLLSYSRADAEAHAPNDPVAEDEETWDAEAAEEGAYADTAADAEADAEEAEAEEEESAAEPERREAEMADAEGGAPMTGEAPGAEAEPRESEPSRRGWWQRR; encoded by the coding sequence ATGGGAAAGAAGATGCTGATCGATGCGGCCCACCCCGAAGAAACCCGGGTAGTGGTCGTAAGCGGCAATCGCGTTGAAGAGTTCGATTTCGAGTCAGAAAACAGGAAACAGCTTCGGGGAAATATCTACCTAGCCAAGGTTACGCGCGTCGAACCGTCGCTTCAGGCGGCGTTCGTCGAATATGGCGGCAATCGTCACGGCTTCCTCGCCTTCAGCGAAATCCATCCCGACTACTACCAGATCCCGGTGGCCGACCGCGAAGCCCTGCTGAAGCAGCAGGCCGACGAGGCGCGCCGCGAGAAGGAAGAAGAAGACGAAGACGACGCGGAAGAAGCGCCCTCCGCGAAGGCCGACGGAAACGGCGGACAAGACGCCGAAGACCATGGCGACGACCACAGCGGCGACATCGAACGCGGCGAAACCGAGACGGTTCTCTCCGACGAGACGGTCGAATCCGTCGGTGCGGAAGACGCGATGGAAGAAGCCGCGCCGCGCAAGCAGCGGGGCAATTACCGCTCCTATAAAATTCAGGAAGTCATCAAGCGGCGGCAGATCCTGCTGGTGCAGGTCGTGAAGGAAGAGCGCGGCAACAAGGGCGCGGCTCTCACCACATATCTGTCGCTCGCCGGACGCTATTGCGTGCTGATGCCGAACACGGCGCGGGGCGGCGGCATTTCCCGCAAGATCACCGTGGCGGCCGACCGCAAGAAGCTCAAGGGCATTGCCGAGTCTCTCGATGTGCCGGAAGGCATGGGCCTTATCGTCCGCACGGCGGGCGCCAAGCGCACCAAGGCGGAGATCAAGCGCGACTATGAATATCTGCTGCGCATGTGGGAGAGCGTGCGCGAGCTGACGCTGAAATCAACGGCGCCCTATCTCGTCTATGAGGAAGGCAGCCTGATCAAGCGGTCGATCCGCGATCTCTACGACAAGGATATCGACACCATCCAGATCGAGGGTGACGAAGGCTACCGCGAGGCCAAGGGCTTCATGCGGATGCTGATGCCGAGTCACGCCAAGAATGTGCAGCCCTACAAGGAAACGCAGCCGCTGTTCCAGAAGTTCGGCATCGAGCAGCAACTCGACGCGATGCTGGAGCCGACGGTGACGCTGAAATCGGGCGGCTATATCGTCATCAATCCGACGGAAGCACTGGTTTCGATCGACGTGAACTCGGGACGTTCCACCAAGGAACGCAACATCGAGCAGACGGCGCTGAAGACCAACCTCGAAGCAGCGGAAGAAATCACGCGGCAGATGCGCCTGCGCGACCTTGCCGGTCTCGTCGTCATCGACTTCATCGACATGGACGAGAACCGCAACAACCGCGCGGTCGAACGCAAGCTCAAGGATTGCCTGAAGACGGACCGGGCCCGCATCCAGGTGGGCCGCATCAGCCATTTCGGGCTTCTCGAAATGTCGCGCCAGCGGATGCGCTCCGGCGTGCTCGAAGGCTCGACCGTCACCTGCCAGCACTGCAAGGGCACGGGCCTTGTGCGCTCGGTAGAATCCATGGCGCTGCATGTGCTGCGCGGTGTGGAAGCCGAAGCGATCAAGGGCCGCGCCGCCGCCTTCACCGTGAAGGTGCCTGCTGTCGTCGCGATCTACATTCTCAACCAGAAGCGCGCGAAGATTCTCGACGTCGAAGAGCGTTACGGCACCTCGGTCTATATCGAGGCCGATGCGACGCTGACCGGCTCCGAGCACCGGATCGAACCGGCGGAAGCCCGCGCGCTGACGCGCACGCGGCCGGCGCAGGGCGCGATCAACATTGAAAGCGGCTATGCGGACGAAGAAGACGAGCCCGTAATAGCCGAGACCGAAGACGAGGCGGATGACGAAGCCGAGGCGGCGGAAGCGAGCGGCGACAGTGCCGACCGCAACCGGGCAGACAATGCCGAGGGCGACGGACAGCGCCGCCGCAAGCGCCGCCGCCGCAAGCGCAAGCCCGACGGCGAACGCGCCGAGGGCGAGACGCAGCAGGATGCGCAAGGCCGCGACGAAGATGGAGACGAGGACGGCGAGGAGACGGGAGAGGCTTCCGAAGCCCAGCCCGGCGAGACGTCCGGCACTGCCGAGGGCGAAGACGGCGAAGGCGCACGCAAGCGCCGCCGCCGGGGACGCCGTGGCGGACGCCGCAACCGCCGCCGCGGAGAGGAAGGCACCGAGACCGGCGCCACCCGGGACGGCGCCAGCGCCGAGGGCAATGACGAAGGCGAGTTCGAAGCGGGCGACGCCGGTACGATAGCGGACGAGGCCACGGTCTCCGCCGACGATGTGCCGGTGCTGCTGTCCTATTCGCGCGCCGATGCCGAGGCTCACGCGCCGAACGACCCGGTGGCGGAAGACGAAGAGACATGGGACGCGGAAGCCGCCGAGGAAGGCGCCTATGCCGACACCGCCGCCGATGCGGAAGCCGACGCAGAGGAAGCTGAGGCGGAAGAAGAGGAAAGCGCGGCCGAGCCTGAAAGGCGCGAGGCCGAAATGGCCGATGCCGAAGGCGGTGCGCCGATGACCGGCGAAGCGCCAGGCGCGGAAGCCGAACCGCGCGAGAGCGAGCCTTCGCGTCGCGGCTGGTGGCAGCGGCGCTAG
- a CDS encoding gamma-glutamyltransferase: MTKDTRTSLTGIDIKASTGAQAKGSAGLWLNYERRSLRSGLAAFALALGLAACGSDGPVEPVGLTAVSHGVETGQQRRDRQTSIRETDSRDPWFAGAAVADEPAAALIARQVLERGGTAADAAAAVYFGLSVTYPAAAGLGGGGICLARASGSKTVETISFLTRNPRGGGAVAVPGNVRGFALLHARYGRLPWGSVVGPAERLAATGTSVSRATARQLAASSAIIGASPALRRTFTNSSGAIASELDVVTRIQLAATLAQVRSQGVSGFYAGQTAHRLVEESAAADGSLSLDDLRDYRPEVLPAQSVGGIWLPAQSVGAGAYNAALLSNIGTAGPAELADIARRTAIGLGAPADIDRDFGSTAFAVLDGQGGAVACAVTMNGLFGTGRVAEGTGIVFATAPSNPTLGLGSAFLSPVIVTGANGERVHMSGAGAGLKGAPSILSMAKNAASGSGAVSALEASPADAASSANAVVCADGVAAGSCVLAINPRGEGMGITAVASGS, from the coding sequence ATGACGAAAGATACGCGCACGTCCCTTACCGGAATCGACATTAAAGCCTCCACCGGCGCCCAGGCGAAGGGAAGCGCCGGATTGTGGTTAAACTATGAACGGCGCAGCCTGCGCTCCGGTCTGGCCGCCTTCGCTCTGGCGCTGGGCCTTGCCGCCTGCGGTTCCGACGGCCCGGTAGAGCCTGTCGGCCTCACGGCGGTCAGCCACGGCGTGGAAACCGGCCAGCAGCGGCGCGACCGCCAGACCAGCATCCGCGAAACGGACAGCCGCGACCCCTGGTTCGCAGGTGCCGCCGTCGCGGATGAGCCGGCGGCGGCCCTGATCGCCCGCCAGGTGCTGGAACGCGGCGGAACCGCGGCCGATGCGGCGGCAGCCGTCTATTTCGGCCTCTCCGTCACCTATCCGGCGGCGGCCGGCCTCGGCGGCGGCGGCATCTGCCTCGCCCGTGCCAGCGGCTCGAAAACGGTCGAAACCATCTCCTTCCTCACGCGCAATCCGCGCGGCGGCGGCGCTGTCGCCGTGCCGGGCAATGTCCGTGGCTTCGCGCTTCTCCATGCGCGCTATGGCCGTCTTCCCTGGGGCTCCGTGGTTGGCCCGGCCGAGCGCCTCGCCGCCACCGGCACGTCCGTTTCCCGCGCCACCGCCCGTCAGCTTGCGGCGTCCTCCGCCATCATCGGCGCCTCGCCCGCCCTCCGCAGAACCTTCACAAATTCCTCTGGCGCCATCGCCTCTGAGCTTGATGTCGTCACCCGCATCCAGCTTGCGGCGACGCTCGCCCAGGTCCGCAGCCAGGGCGTCAGCGGCTTCTATGCCGGCCAGACCGCCCACCGCCTGGTCGAGGAATCGGCCGCCGCCGACGGCAGCCTCAGCCTCGACGACCTCCGCGACTACCGTCCGGAAGTTCTGCCCGCGCAGTCCGTCGGCGGCATCTGGCTCCCCGCGCAATCCGTCGGCGCTGGTGCCTATAATGCGGCACTCTTGTCGAATATCGGCACTGCGGGCCCCGCCGAACTCGCCGACATCGCCCGCCGCACCGCCATCGGCCTTGGCGCGCCGGCGGATATCGACCGCGACTTCGGCTCCACCGCCTTTGCCGTGCTTGACGGCCAGGGCGGCGCTGTTGCCTGCGCGGTCACGATGAACGGCCTTTTCGGCACCGGCCGCGTGGCGGAAGGCACAGGCATCGTCTTCGCCACCGCGCCGAGCAATCCCACGCTCGGCCTTGGCTCCGCCTTCCTCTCCCCGGTCATCGTCACCGGCGCGAATGGCGAGCGGGTCCACATGTCGGGCGCGGGCGCGGGGTTGAAGGGCGCACCGTCCATCCTTTCAATGGCGAAGAATGCGGCCAGCGGGTCCGGCGCCGTCTCCGCGCTTGAGGCCTCGCCGGCCGATGCCGCTTCATCCGCCAATGCCGTTGTCTGCGCCGATGGCGTCGCCGCCGGCTCCTGCGTCCTCGCGATCAACCCGCGCGGCGAGGGCATGGGCATCACCGCCGTCGCATCGGGATCGTGA